The proteins below come from a single Roseiflexus sp. RS-1 genomic window:
- a CDS encoding PBP1A family penicillin-binding protein, with protein MAAIVARCTGICVLALALLVAWLWMSTDLPSRERLRERAALDATRVLDRNGRLLYAVPDPLGAQRSHVSLGDISPALIQATIAVEDAGFYANPGIDLRGIARAIWLNLQQGRIVAGGSTITQQLARSFLLDPSLAQEQTLERKAREMILALKLTATLPKDDILEMYLNQTYYGAMSYGVEAASQRFFGKPARDLDLAEAALIAGLPQAPSRYNPLINPDAARARQRDVLVAMVRVGFITPAEAEIAANEPLRFSAGCDTPGCLPRAPHFVFFVLERLAAELGPDIVARGGLTITTTLDLGLQEAAERALRRQIAALANPYDGSPDRRARNGAVVVIDPRDGAILAMVGSPDFTDNTIQGQVNAALALRQPGSAIKPLTYAAALERGWTPATTILDVPVSFVDSSGQVYAPLNYDRAFHGPLSLREALATSSNVAAVRTLDFVGIPALLDMAARLGITSLGNQPGRFGLALTLGGGEVSLLELTGAYAAFANGGMRVTPYAILKIGGDPVSRASGPEAVDPPSPALDPRIAYLISDILSDRYARMRAFGGALDMDRPAAVKTGTTTDWRDNWTVGYTPDRVVGVWIGNADGRAMEAVSGVTGAAPVWRQVMLAAHRGLPPRPFPRPPGIVELTICAEGGLLPSPVCPATRLERFLAEHTPQRPDDTHILVRVDPVRDCRAPDRYPSARTVVRIYRVLPPEAQPWAESAGIPRPPRQVCPPITANTGDPPGNNAPASGSGGDAGEREPRLISRNTLPLLITAPAHGAVFALSPGVPAERQQIALTVGAAPEIDRVTIYINGAPLVTTSASRVFWQLQPGRHRVWAEGHNVDGHIVRSPIVEFEVRQASQAN; from the coding sequence GTGGCTGCAATTGTCGCGCGTTGCACCGGCATCTGCGTCCTCGCGCTGGCGCTCCTCGTCGCCTGGTTGTGGATGTCGACCGATCTGCCTTCCCGTGAGCGGTTGCGTGAACGTGCCGCCCTCGATGCGACACGGGTGCTGGACCGCAACGGTCGTCTGCTCTACGCCGTGCCTGATCCGCTGGGTGCGCAACGTTCTCACGTGTCGCTTGGCGACATTTCGCCAGCGCTGATTCAGGCGACGATTGCGGTCGAAGACGCTGGTTTCTACGCCAATCCGGGGATCGACCTGCGGGGCATCGCACGCGCAATCTGGCTCAATCTGCAGCAGGGTCGGATTGTCGCTGGCGGCTCCACGATCACACAGCAACTGGCGCGTTCGTTTCTGCTCGATCCGTCGCTGGCGCAGGAGCAGACACTGGAGCGCAAGGCGCGCGAGATGATACTGGCGCTCAAACTGACCGCGACGCTTCCCAAGGACGACATCCTGGAAATGTACCTCAATCAGACCTATTATGGCGCGATGAGTTACGGCGTCGAGGCGGCATCACAGCGGTTCTTCGGCAAACCTGCGCGCGACCTCGATCTCGCCGAAGCAGCCTTGATCGCCGGTTTGCCGCAGGCGCCGTCGCGCTATAATCCGTTGATCAACCCAGACGCAGCGCGCGCCCGTCAACGCGATGTGCTGGTGGCGATGGTGCGCGTCGGTTTCATCACGCCAGCAGAGGCGGAGATTGCCGCCAATGAACCATTACGCTTCAGCGCCGGATGCGATACTCCCGGATGCCTGCCGCGCGCGCCGCATTTCGTCTTCTTCGTTCTGGAACGCCTGGCTGCCGAACTGGGTCCCGACATTGTGGCGCGTGGCGGTCTGACGATCACGACAACGCTTGATCTGGGGTTGCAGGAAGCCGCAGAACGCGCGTTGCGTCGTCAGATCGCTGCGCTTGCCAACCCGTATGATGGCAGCCCGGATCGGCGTGCCCGCAATGGCGCAGTGGTGGTGATCGACCCGCGCGACGGCGCCATTCTGGCGATGGTCGGCAGTCCGGATTTCACCGACAACACGATTCAGGGGCAGGTCAACGCCGCACTTGCGCTCCGCCAGCCCGGTTCGGCGATCAAGCCGCTCACCTATGCGGCAGCGCTTGAACGTGGATGGACACCGGCGACCACGATCCTTGACGTACCGGTGTCGTTCGTCGACTCCAGCGGACAGGTCTACGCCCCTCTGAACTACGACCGCGCGTTTCACGGTCCTCTGTCGCTGCGCGAGGCGCTTGCCACCTCCTCGAATGTCGCCGCCGTTCGCACCCTCGATTTTGTCGGCATTCCAGCGTTGCTCGATATGGCGGCGCGTCTTGGCATCACATCACTCGGCAATCAGCCGGGGCGCTTCGGTCTGGCGCTGACCCTCGGCGGCGGCGAGGTGTCGCTCCTGGAGTTGACCGGCGCATACGCGGCATTTGCAAATGGCGGCATGCGGGTAACGCCGTATGCTATCCTGAAGATCGGCGGCGATCCGGTTTCGCGTGCGTCTGGGCCGGAAGCGGTCGATCCGCCATCCCCGGCGCTCGATCCGCGCATTGCGTATCTGATCAGCGACATCCTGAGTGATCGGTATGCCCGTATGCGCGCATTTGGCGGCGCGCTCGACATGGATCGCCCCGCAGCGGTCAAAACCGGTACCACAACCGACTGGCGCGACAACTGGACGGTTGGATATACACCAGACCGGGTGGTTGGGGTGTGGATCGGGAATGCTGACGGTCGGGCGATGGAGGCGGTGAGCGGCGTCACCGGCGCCGCTCCGGTCTGGCGCCAGGTGATGCTGGCGGCGCACCGCGGATTGCCGCCGCGTCCGTTTCCCCGTCCGCCGGGGATCGTCGAACTGACGATCTGCGCTGAGGGCGGTCTGCTGCCGTCGCCGGTCTGCCCGGCGACGCGACTCGAACGGTTTCTGGCAGAGCATACGCCGCAGCGACCGGACGATACGCACATTCTGGTGCGCGTCGATCCGGTGCGTGACTGTCGGGCGCCGGATCGGTATCCGTCGGCGCGTACCGTGGTGCGCATCTATCGGGTGTTGCCGCCGGAAGCGCAACCGTGGGCGGAGAGCGCTGGCATTCCCCGTCCACCACGCCAGGTCTGCCCGCCGATCACGGCGAATACTGGCGATCCGCCGGGCAACAATGCGCCTGCGTCTGGTTCAGGCGGGGACGCTGGCGAACGCGAACCCCGTCTCATATCGCGCAACACGCTGCCATTGCTGATCACCGCTCCTGCCCACGGTGCGGTGTTTGCATTGAGTCCAGGCGTACCGGCGGAGCGACAGCAGATTGCGCTGACCGTGGGGGCGGCGCCAGAGATCGACCGTGTGACGATCTACATTAATGGTGCGCCGCTGGTTACAACGTCGGCGTCACGGGTATTCTGGCAACTGCAACCGGGGAGGCATCGGGTGTGGGCAGAGGGACACAACGTGGATGGGCACATCGTGCGCAGTCCGATCGTCGAGTTTGAAGTGCGTCAGGCGTCACAGGCAAACTGA
- a CDS encoding Ig-like domain-containing alpha-2-macroglobulin family protein has protein sequence MKPSPRFPLRAIIAAGIGLILIIAGVFAGPLILSAPQIVRIEPPDGAEAVNPQAPLRIEFSQPVQRDSLVAVVRLEPPVDVQIDVQGNVALVQPVGGLQYGAEYALTIGAGVRNALGRASEGAQTVRFRTAPYVAVRDVAPADGTADIPLETLITVEFSAPVVSAETVAASADDPRRAADLPQPLTLTIGSDSTAVSGIGRWLSPTRFGFFPEGGLRAATTYQVTVRPDLTPDGAARMERPFSWSFTTAAPLLVDTRPFDGEFDVAADRPIEIRLHRDVDRSSAGASFRLFDAGGVAVAGTVETFDDGIRFKPAAPLQRGVRYRAVIEPGVSTISGAMLNTKPFEWSFIVIGDLEVRQVEPAGDTRDVPTDIPRISVRFNHPVVPLVDVASTGGLPVAATVDPPVRGVARWIDTSTFVISLTAPLDPSTDYRVRVAAGLTDQTGGVLRNEYVWSFRTIDPAVELALPQTDFASPTEPITITFNQPMDLMSLRSALRVVRSDGALIAGTLAISGTSVIFRPDALLDRGASYTIIVDAGARSARGNGALAQAFSSSFRVAPLPALVTTRPAPGDVVSPDYGSLTLIFSTPMDWTTVSQNLVIEPALTDVYTSGYETGFTIYGQFEPDTEYRVTVGAAARDPFGVALGRDVTATFRVGPREPSLSLIGSYRAGFYRAAGTVRVPIQWINVPDVEWRISRLSPEQAAKLMLSYEYWRDFSPAANDIVTGGTQSLGGERNKGRVGIIEVGALEAGLYYLELRASGDLVDRQVMAVSPYALTVKRGTDRLFVWAVDLSTGKPVAGLPVRAAAYRYETGLSTPVDLGRTNADGVLEAPFDARDVWSLFVWSSDGDRVQTFTTTEWSSGIDPWSFGVPADYQPQKFAGSLLTDKPIYRPGQTVRLRGALRGIAVSAGQGQAERYVLPGAGDRAYLYVSDPEGNTVFSTTLTFSAFGTFNVDLPLAQGAPLGSYSMVARLGGVQGVDETDPAVFGSFLVAEYRVPAFEVTVTPAATDLLRGDPLNVNVQAAYFAGGAPARAPVRWRVLAQPFWFFSDAAPNFSFADFDNAYAWYAAGEPSFLFGELIAEGEGATDAQGRFALTLPASIYERRPLDSGVRTGSQTLTIDVEVTDVDGQVIAAQGVVTVHAGAFYVGLRPEGYVASAGQPQQISIITLTPQGNPAPNRSLDVEVYEREWYSVREQGADGRFYWTSAYTDTLIETLSAVTDGQGRGQVQFTPPQGGLYRIVAKGKDDAGRVVQTSAYTWASGGIVFWGVDDSNRVDLIADKRRYKPGDTATILVTAPYPDTTALLTIERGNVIEHRVLTIQGSTGVLQVPIREEYAPNVYVSLTLIKAPGDGSSVDAPAAPDLRVGIVKLPVSTERQELTLTLTPDKTQVGPRDTVTYTVKATDYTGKGVRAEVALALVDKAVLTLFDDPNPSLLQAFYNQRALGVFTSNPLTALVDRVTLRLQPGDKGGGGGLEAGTLVRRDFLDTAFWNPALVTDDNGMAQFSVTLPDNLTTWRLTARAITADTLVGEATIDIVSSKPLLLRPTLPRALTVGDRPVLQVVVQNTTSAAIDATVRIAPNPALTIDGPTEQQVNVPANGTVLVRWQATVNEPPGESDEALLTVRAVGGGYQDAIETRAPLRRLTTAEATASAGQVIDQVVETIKLPPEKIASARVELDLTPSLVAGIVKGVEKLASAPYFSSEATVSSFLPAVASYRLIQQAGFDDPQLRATLERSVTNGVQRLSALQQLDGGWGWWSGDRSDPYLTAYAVQGLVEAQRAGFAVDQSMLDQALTFLTEALNDSRRLNDPNDRVYVLFVLGEAGKPDRGRLVNLYNERNNLTPAGKAYLLMALQTAGSEESRIKTLLAELMGRAVLTASDAHWDAGDMWFWGLDSDVTTTGLALRALLRADPQNFLIPNAARWLMGERERDVWRTTYDSAGAVLALAEYASQTDDLQADYRYRATLDGRTLREATVTRDTLRETDRVIIAASELKPEGNQVALQRQARPGQSSKGRLYYTVRLRYAEDVATAQALDRGFIVQREYIAVASDTLTPTGQLITQARQGDLVQVRITLRVPTDVRYLTVEDFLPGGLEALDASLKTTTAAAREATLAPRIEGGDAMPYWWYFTHTEVRDGRVALFATDLPKGVYTYTYLARATVPGTYVALPATAYRTYAPDVFGRSTGASFTIVTP, from the coding sequence ATGAAACCGTCGCCACGCTTCCCGCTTCGTGCAATCATTGCCGCTGGCATCGGACTGATCCTGATCATCGCCGGTGTGTTCGCCGGCCCGTTGATCCTGAGCGCGCCGCAGATCGTCCGGATCGAGCCGCCTGATGGCGCAGAGGCGGTCAATCCGCAGGCGCCGCTGCGGATCGAGTTCAGTCAACCGGTGCAGCGCGACTCGCTGGTTGCCGTTGTGCGCCTCGAACCGCCGGTCGATGTGCAGATCGATGTCCAGGGCAATGTTGCGCTGGTGCAACCCGTCGGCGGGTTGCAGTACGGCGCGGAGTATGCCCTGACGATTGGCGCGGGTGTGCGGAACGCGCTTGGTCGCGCCTCCGAAGGCGCCCAGACGGTGCGTTTCCGCACTGCGCCGTATGTGGCAGTGCGCGATGTCGCGCCTGCCGATGGCACCGCCGATATTCCCCTCGAAACACTGATCACCGTTGAGTTCAGCGCCCCGGTGGTGAGCGCAGAGACCGTCGCCGCGTCCGCCGACGATCCACGCCGCGCCGCCGATCTGCCCCAACCGCTGACACTGACCATCGGCAGTGATTCGACGGCAGTGAGCGGCATTGGGCGCTGGCTCTCGCCGACCCGTTTCGGGTTCTTCCCTGAAGGCGGATTGCGTGCTGCGACAACCTATCAGGTGACGGTGCGCCCTGACCTGACACCCGATGGCGCGGCGCGGATGGAGCGCCCGTTCAGCTGGAGTTTTACCACCGCAGCACCGTTGCTGGTCGATACCCGCCCGTTTGATGGCGAGTTCGATGTTGCAGCAGACCGACCAATCGAAATCCGGCTCCATCGTGACGTGGATCGCTCGTCGGCGGGCGCCAGTTTTCGTTTGTTCGACGCGGGCGGGGTGGCGGTCGCGGGTACGGTCGAGACGTTCGATGACGGTATTCGCTTCAAGCCGGCTGCGCCGCTGCAGCGCGGGGTACGGTATCGCGCCGTGATTGAACCGGGAGTCAGCACAATCTCCGGCGCAATGCTCAACACCAAACCGTTCGAGTGGTCATTCATCGTCATCGGCGATCTTGAGGTGCGGCAGGTCGAGCCTGCTGGCGATACGCGCGATGTACCGACCGACATACCGCGGATCAGTGTGCGCTTCAACCATCCGGTCGTGCCGCTGGTGGATGTGGCATCAACCGGCGGATTGCCCGTGGCGGCAACCGTTGACCCGCCGGTGCGGGGCGTGGCGCGCTGGATCGACACGTCCACGTTTGTCATTTCGCTGACGGCACCGCTCGATCCATCGACCGATTACCGGGTGCGGGTTGCCGCCGGATTGACCGATCAGACCGGCGGCGTGCTGCGCAATGAGTATGTCTGGTCGTTTCGCACCATCGATCCGGCGGTGGAGCTGGCGCTCCCGCAAACCGATTTTGCGTCGCCAACCGAACCGATCACGATCACCTTCAACCAGCCGATGGATCTGATGTCGCTCCGCAGCGCCCTGCGCGTCGTGCGGAGCGATGGCGCCCTGATCGCTGGCACACTAGCGATCAGCGGAACAAGCGTGATCTTTCGTCCTGACGCGCTACTGGATCGCGGCGCTTCCTATACCATCATCGTCGATGCCGGTGCACGTTCGGCGCGCGGCAACGGGGCGCTGGCGCAGGCGTTCAGCAGTTCGTTCCGCGTCGCGCCGTTGCCAGCGCTCGTCACGACCAGACCGGCGCCGGGCGATGTGGTATCGCCTGATTATGGGAGCCTGACCCTGATCTTCAGCACACCGATGGACTGGACAACAGTCAGCCAGAATCTGGTCATCGAACCGGCGCTGACCGATGTCTATACGTCGGGATACGAAACCGGGTTCACTATCTACGGGCAGTTCGAGCCTGATACGGAATATCGTGTCACCGTCGGGGCGGCAGCGCGCGATCCCTTCGGCGTCGCACTGGGGCGCGATGTGACAGCGACCTTCCGCGTCGGTCCGCGTGAGCCGTCACTCAGTCTGATCGGTTCCTACCGCGCCGGTTTTTATCGCGCTGCTGGCACGGTACGAGTTCCGATCCAATGGATCAACGTGCCAGACGTCGAGTGGCGAATTTCGCGGCTGTCGCCGGAACAGGCGGCGAAACTGATGCTGAGTTATGAGTACTGGAGGGATTTTTCGCCAGCAGCGAACGATATTGTGACCGGGGGAACGCAATCGCTCGGCGGCGAACGCAACAAGGGGAGGGTCGGAATCATCGAGGTCGGCGCGCTGGAGGCAGGTCTCTACTATCTGGAGTTGCGCGCGTCGGGCGATCTGGTTGATCGTCAGGTGATGGCGGTCAGCCCATATGCGCTGACGGTGAAGCGTGGCACGGATCGCCTGTTCGTCTGGGCGGTTGATCTGTCCACCGGCAAGCCGGTTGCGGGACTACCGGTGCGTGCTGCCGCCTACCGGTATGAGACCGGTCTCAGTACACCCGTCGATCTGGGGCGCACCAATGCGGACGGTGTGTTGGAAGCGCCGTTCGATGCGCGTGATGTGTGGTCCCTGTTCGTCTGGTCGTCGGATGGCGACAGGGTGCAGACATTCACCACCACCGAGTGGTCTTCCGGGATCGATCCCTGGAGTTTCGGTGTGCCAGCCGACTACCAGCCGCAGAAATTTGCCGGGAGTCTGCTGACCGACAAACCGATCTATCGTCCGGGTCAGACGGTGCGATTGCGTGGCGCATTGCGCGGCATTGCCGTTAGTGCGGGGCAGGGTCAGGCGGAGCGGTATGTCCTTCCCGGCGCCGGTGACCGCGCGTATCTGTACGTGAGTGATCCGGAGGGAAACACCGTTTTTTCGACAACCCTCACCTTCAGCGCCTTCGGAACATTCAACGTCGACCTGCCGCTGGCGCAGGGAGCGCCGCTGGGGTCCTACTCGATGGTAGCGCGGCTCGGTGGTGTGCAGGGAGTCGATGAAACCGATCCCGCCGTATTCGGCAGTTTTCTGGTTGCCGAGTATCGCGTGCCCGCCTTTGAAGTCACTGTCACGCCGGCTGCCACCGATCTGCTGCGCGGCGATCCGTTGAATGTCAATGTCCAGGCTGCCTACTTTGCGGGCGGCGCGCCTGCCAGAGCGCCGGTGCGCTGGCGCGTCCTTGCGCAACCCTTCTGGTTCTTCAGCGACGCGGCGCCAAACTTCAGTTTCGCCGATTTCGATAATGCGTATGCCTGGTATGCCGCCGGTGAACCATCGTTCCTTTTTGGCGAACTGATTGCTGAAGGTGAGGGGGCGACTGATGCACAGGGACGGTTCGCCCTGACGCTTCCCGCGTCGATCTATGAACGCCGTCCTCTGGACAGCGGAGTGCGCACCGGCAGCCAGACGCTGACCATCGATGTCGAGGTGACCGATGTTGATGGTCAGGTGATCGCCGCCCAGGGGGTGGTAACGGTTCACGCTGGCGCGTTCTACGTCGGTCTGCGCCCTGAAGGATATGTTGCCAGCGCCGGGCAACCGCAGCAAATCTCAATCATCACCCTGACGCCTCAAGGCAATCCGGCGCCGAACCGTTCGCTGGATGTGGAGGTCTATGAGCGCGAGTGGTACAGTGTGCGCGAACAGGGCGCCGATGGGCGTTTCTACTGGACATCCGCCTACACCGATACGCTGATCGAGACGCTCTCCGCCGTCACCGACGGGCAGGGGCGCGGGCAGGTGCAATTCACGCCGCCGCAGGGCGGTCTCTACCGGATTGTGGCAAAAGGGAAGGATGACGCGGGACGGGTTGTGCAGACGAGCGCCTATACGTGGGCTTCCGGCGGCATTGTCTTCTGGGGAGTCGATGACAGCAACCGCGTCGATCTGATCGCCGACAAACGCCGCTATAAGCCCGGCGACACTGCAACGATCCTGGTGACGGCGCCCTACCCGGACACGACCGCGCTACTCACCATCGAACGCGGCAATGTTATCGAACATCGCGTTCTGACGATCCAGGGTTCGACCGGTGTGTTGCAGGTTCCCATCCGTGAGGAGTATGCGCCAAACGTGTACGTTTCGCTGACGCTGATCAAAGCGCCGGGTGACGGCAGCAGCGTCGATGCGCCCGCCGCGCCCGATCTGCGGGTGGGTATCGTGAAACTGCCGGTCTCAACTGAACGTCAGGAACTGACCCTGACGCTCACCCCTGATAAAACACAGGTCGGTCCGCGCGATACGGTCACTTACACGGTGAAAGCGACCGACTACACCGGCAAGGGGGTGCGTGCCGAGGTGGCGCTGGCGCTGGTCGATAAGGCGGTGCTGACGCTGTTTGATGATCCCAATCCGTCACTGCTCCAGGCGTTCTACAATCAGCGCGCGCTTGGCGTATTCACCTCCAACCCGCTGACGGCGCTGGTTGATCGGGTGACGTTGCGGCTACAACCGGGCGACAAAGGCGGTGGCGGCGGTCTGGAAGCAGGAACCCTCGTCCGACGCGATTTTCTCGATACCGCCTTCTGGAACCCGGCGCTGGTCACCGATGATAACGGCATGGCGCAGTTCAGCGTGACCCTGCCGGACAACCTGACGACCTGGCGCCTGACGGCGCGCGCCATCACCGCCGATACCCTGGTTGGTGAAGCAACGATCGACATTGTTTCCAGCAAACCATTGCTCCTGCGTCCAACCCTGCCGCGTGCGCTCACCGTCGGCGACCGCCCGGTGTTGCAGGTGGTGGTGCAGAACACCACGAGCGCCGCCATCGACGCGACAGTGCGGATCGCGCCCAACCCTGCGCTGACCATTGACGGACCGACCGAGCAGCAGGTTAATGTTCCGGCAAACGGAACCGTGCTGGTGCGCTGGCAGGCGACGGTCAATGAGCCGCCCGGTGAAAGCGATGAAGCGTTGCTGACGGTACGCGCCGTCGGTGGAGGGTACCAGGATGCCATCGAGACGCGGGCGCCGCTGCGTCGGCTTACTACTGCCGAAGCGACCGCCAGCGCCGGTCAGGTGATCGATCAGGTGGTCGAAACGATCAAACTGCCGCCGGAGAAAATCGCCAGTGCGCGGGTCGAACTGGATCTCACACCGTCGCTGGTCGCTGGCATTGTCAAAGGTGTCGAGAAACTGGCGAGCGCGCCGTACTTCAGCAGCGAAGCAACTGTCAGCAGTTTTCTGCCAGCAGTCGCGTCCTACCGTCTGATCCAGCAGGCGGGCTTCGACGACCCGCAGTTGCGCGCAACGCTGGAGCGCAGCGTAACGAATGGCGTGCAGCGTCTTTCTGCGCTGCAACAACTCGATGGCGGTTGGGGATGGTGGAGCGGCGACCGGAGCGATCCCTATCTTACGGCGTATGCCGTTCAGGGTCTGGTGGAGGCGCAACGCGCCGGGTTTGCCGTGGATCAGTCGATGCTGGATCAGGCGCTGACCTTCCTGACCGAAGCGCTCAATGACTCCCGGCGCCTGAACGACCCCAATGACCGCGTCTATGTGCTCTTTGTCCTTGGTGAAGCAGGGAAGCCGGATCGTGGACGGTTGGTGAACCTGTACAACGAACGGAACAATCTCACACCTGCCGGAAAAGCCTACCTGCTTATGGCGCTCCAGACGGCTGGGAGCGAGGAGAGTCGCATCAAGACGCTCCTTGCCGAACTGATGGGGCGGGCCGTGCTGACGGCATCCGATGCGCACTGGGATGCAGGGGACATGTGGTTCTGGGGACTTGACAGCGACGTGACTACCACCGGTCTGGCGTTGCGTGCGCTGTTGCGCGCCGATCCGCAGAACTTCTTAATTCCTAACGCAGCGCGCTGGTTGATGGGCGAGCGGGAGCGTGATGTCTGGCGCACGACCTACGATTCGGCGGGCGCCGTGCTTGCGCTTGCCGAATACGCGAGCCAGACCGATGACCTGCAAGCCGACTACCGCTATCGCGCAACACTCGACGGGCGCACCCTCCGCGAAGCGACCGTCACGCGTGACACCCTGCGCGAGACTGATCGGGTGATCATTGCAGCATCCGAACTGAAACCCGAAGGCAATCAGGTGGCGCTGCAACGGCAGGCAAGACCCGGACAGAGCAGCAAAGGGCGGCTCTACTACACCGTGCGCCTGCGCTACGCTGAGGATGTCGCCACTGCTCAGGCGCTTGATCGGGGATTCATCGTGCAGCGCGAGTATATCGCCGTCGCCAGCGACACGCTCACTCCAACCGGGCAACTGATCACTCAGGCGCGCCAGGGCGACCTGGTGCAGGTCCGCATCACCCTGCGCGTCCCAACCGATGTGCGCTACCTGACCGTGGAGGACTTCCTTCCCGGTGGGTTGGAAGCGCTGGATGCCAGCCTGAAGACAACCACTGCAGCAGCGCGGGAAGCGACGCTGGCGCCGCGGATCGAAGGCGGTGACGCGATGCCCTACTGGTGGTACTTTACGCACACCGAAGTGCGCGATGGGCGGGTGGCGCTCTTTGCCACCGACCTGCCGAAAGGGGTCTACACCTACACCTATCTGGCGCGGGCGACCGTTCCAGGGACATACGTCGCGCTGCCGGCAACTGCGTATCGAACATATGCGCCGGATGTGTTCGGCAGGAGCACGGGAGCGTCGTTTACGATTGTTACGCCGTAA
- a CDS encoding metallophosphoesterase: MRIIVTADLHYRPAKRDAYLAFAEWVRQRNPDCFIIAGDIGHPLRLFQRGLQLFRDLTCPRAVIAGNHDVYRSDYDSRTLWEAWLPRIARDEGFIWLEDDVLTLGNVGVCGTMAWYDYSSRAPHLTLGDHEYRVLKGSVNHDADYVDWPWSDRAMARYLAKGFAGRLGNLVNNPLVSRILVVTHVPIIEIAVPRYPESDFWSLMRAYMGNFTLGKLVLDQPKVSHIVSGHLHRAGRWTIAGRYGPVECHIVGSAPGEPTAVELTL, encoded by the coding sequence ATGCGTATCATTGTGACAGCCGATCTCCACTATCGACCGGCGAAGCGCGATGCTTATCTGGCGTTCGCCGAATGGGTGCGGCAGCGTAACCCCGACTGTTTCATTATTGCAGGAGATATCGGGCATCCGCTGCGCCTGTTTCAGCGCGGTCTGCAACTCTTCCGCGATCTGACGTGTCCCCGTGCTGTCATTGCCGGTAACCACGATGTCTATCGCAGCGATTACGACAGTCGCACGCTGTGGGAGGCATGGCTGCCGCGCATTGCCCGCGACGAAGGGTTTATCTGGCTCGAAGATGATGTGCTGACCCTGGGGAATGTCGGTGTTTGCGGCACCATGGCGTGGTACGACTATTCATCGCGCGCGCCGCACCTGACGCTCGGCGATCACGAGTATCGCGTGCTGAAGGGGAGTGTCAACCACGACGCCGATTATGTCGATTGGCCCTGGAGCGACCGGGCAATGGCGCGCTATCTGGCAAAGGGTTTTGCCGGGCGCCTGGGGAACCTGGTCAACAATCCGCTGGTTTCGCGGATCCTGGTTGTCACCCACGTGCCGATCATCGAGATCGCTGTGCCACGCTACCCTGAGAGCGATTTCTGGAGCCTGATGCGCGCTTATATGGGCAACTTTACACTGGGGAAACTGGTACTCGATCAGCCGAAGGTGAGCCATATCGTCAGCGGGCATCTCCACCGCGCCGGGCGCTGGACGATTGCGGGGCGGTATGGTCCCGTTGAATGCCATATCGTCGGCAGCGCTCCCGGCGAACCGACAGCGGTCGAGTTGACGTTGTAG